Within the Thermococcus sp. CX2 genome, the region TGGAGATACTGCCCTACTTCGCGCCGAACGCCGTGGTCGGCTTTGGAAGGATGAACGGCCAGACCGTTGGAATAGTCGCCAACAACCCGATACACTTCGCAGGAGTTCTTGACATAGACAGTTCGGACAAGATAGCGCGCTTTGTTAGAACCTGCGACGCCTTCAACATACCCATTGTTACCCTCGTCGATGTTCCTGGCTATTTACCCGGCACCCAGCAGGAGTACGGCGGAATCATAAGGCACGGCGCTAAAGTCCTCTACGCTTATTCCGAGGCCACCGTCCCGATGGTAACCGTCATCCTGAGGAAGGCCTACGGTGGTGCCTACATTGCCATGGGAAGCAAGCACCTCGGGGCTGACTTTGTCTTCGCCTGGCCGACCGCTGAGATAGCCGTCATGGGTCCGGAGGGTGCTGCCAATATCATATTCAGGAAGGAGATAGCCCAAGCCGAGAACCCTGAGGAGGTCAGGCAGGCGAAGATCAGGGAGTACCGCGAGAGGTTCGCCAACCCATACGTTGCAGCTGCAAGGGGATACATAGACGACGTCATCGACCCAGCCGAGACGAGAGCGAAGATAATACTCGCCCTCGAAGCCCTTGAGAGCAAGCGCGTCAAGCTACCACCCAAGAAGCACGGCAACATACCGCTGTGAGGTGTGAACCATGGTAACAATAGCTGAGTTCATAGAGGGCCTCAACATAACCGCCCTGGGAGTAACGGTGGTCTTCGCCGTTCTCACAATTTTGGCCCTTGTCCTTTACTTCGTCGGCTGGCTCGAGAGGAGGATCACAGAGAGAGAAACTCCCGCCCCTGCCCCAGTGAAGGTCGAGGAGACCAAGGTGGAAGAGAAGAATGAGATACCCCCAAGGGACCTGGCTATCATAACTGCCGCAATTCTGGCCTACACCGCCGAGAAGGCCTCACAGCTGAGGCCCCTGCCCTTTAAGAGAAAAGTTTCTGATGCATGGCGCCTCTACGGCATCCAAACTACCATGGAAGAGGTTGAGGACTTCAACTACGAGATCGGGAAGTGGTGAAAATGACGAAGGTTAAGGTCATCGTTGATGGTGTCGAGTACGAGGTCGAGGTTGAAGAGCTCGGGATGGGACGCTTCAGGGTATCCTTCGAGGACAAGAACTATGAGGTCGAGGCCAAAGGCTTGGGCATAGACCTGAGCGCCGTTTCCACAGCCGCTAGCGCTCCGAGTGTTTCTGTTTCTGCTCCTGCTCCTGTCCCGGCACCTGCACCCGCAGCACCAGCAGC harbors:
- a CDS encoding OadG family protein, producing the protein MVTIAEFIEGLNITALGVTVVFAVLTILALVLYFVGWLERRITERETPAPAPVKVEETKVEEKNEIPPRDLAIITAAILAYTAEKASQLRPLPFKRKVSDAWRLYGIQTTMEEVEDFNYEIGKW
- a CDS encoding biotin/lipoyl-containing protein, whose product is MTKVKVIVDGVEYEVEVEELGMGRFRVSFEDKNYEVEAKGLGIDLSAVSTAASAPSVSVSAPAPVPAPAPAAPAAPTPAPAGEGVVTAPMPGKIIRILVKEGDEVKTGQGLLVLEAMKMEN